Proteins encoded in a region of the Halosimplex halophilum genome:
- a CDS encoding DUF7519 family protein, translating to MADDHRDAPADGEGGGTELSARSGQSTATELPTRASAAVVLVVTLAAAVALMGRVAPTLPAVVAVAHAAAFAASLWLVDRDRWRGTATAAAGVLALGVGASFAVAVGYTFLALLAAAYPVPEVAQIRPRGLRVASATVVVLGGTLALVGGFATAAGRLRPATVRAYAKLAVKTFVVPLVVAALMLLTTLLARLGGAGEAPVFAPLAERVAGAVGAVVAPVPGRTHLLTFAALLAAASLAVARGVDALPVAELSTPRTDDRVEATADAVVRAARRTLVVTAFALPVTLVEVVLAPADLRSLLSPGVYDLLAAVTANHGLRALLLATVLVAGGTAAVVWLLGRLARTDAADAAVALTPFVGGGAVVALAVAAHGVVLGPTLAFVADALPGGFETVFVRQSDAVVEFYGSLPVVTTLAAVLVGMTAALSLALALVASTGALPESAPGPALAAAGIFVAAAFAPGADAGPPLVLGGVVAAFVVWDAGEYGAALGREVGRGADTLAPESVHVGATLAVGVGAAGFAAVAHRVAANATIADVTTVPFALAVVVAGLLLLVGALR from the coding sequence ATGGCTGACGACCACCGTGACGCCCCGGCGGACGGCGAGGGGGGCGGGACCGAGTTGTCGGCCCGGTCCGGGCAGTCGACGGCGACCGAACTGCCGACACGGGCCAGCGCCGCGGTCGTGCTCGTCGTCACGCTGGCGGCGGCCGTCGCGCTGATGGGACGGGTCGCGCCGACGCTCCCGGCCGTCGTCGCGGTCGCCCACGCGGCGGCGTTCGCGGCGAGCCTGTGGCTGGTCGACCGCGACCGGTGGCGCGGTACCGCGACCGCAGCCGCGGGCGTGCTCGCGCTCGGCGTCGGGGCGAGCTTCGCGGTCGCCGTCGGCTACACGTTCCTCGCCCTGCTCGCCGCGGCGTACCCGGTCCCGGAGGTCGCCCAGATCCGCCCCCGCGGGCTCCGCGTCGCCAGCGCCACCGTCGTCGTCCTCGGCGGGACACTCGCGCTGGTCGGCGGGTTCGCGACCGCCGCGGGCCGGCTCCGTCCGGCGACGGTCCGGGCGTACGCGAAGCTCGCGGTCAAGACGTTCGTCGTCCCGCTGGTCGTCGCCGCGCTCATGCTCCTGACCACGCTCCTCGCCCGCCTCGGCGGGGCGGGCGAGGCGCCGGTGTTCGCGCCGCTCGCCGAGCGGGTCGCCGGGGCCGTCGGCGCGGTCGTCGCGCCGGTCCCCGGACGGACGCACCTGCTCACGTTCGCCGCCCTCCTCGCGGCGGCGTCGCTGGCGGTCGCCCGCGGCGTCGACGCGCTCCCCGTCGCCGAGCTGTCGACGCCGCGGACCGACGACCGCGTCGAGGCGACCGCCGACGCCGTCGTCCGCGCGGCCCGCCGGACGCTCGTCGTCACCGCGTTCGCCCTCCCGGTGACGCTCGTCGAGGTCGTCCTCGCGCCGGCGGACCTGCGGTCGCTGCTCTCCCCGGGCGTCTACGACCTCCTCGCGGCCGTGACCGCGAACCACGGACTGCGCGCGCTGCTGCTCGCGACAGTCCTCGTCGCGGGCGGGACCGCCGCCGTCGTCTGGCTGCTCGGTCGCCTGGCGCGGACGGACGCGGCCGACGCCGCCGTCGCGCTCACGCCGTTCGTCGGCGGCGGCGCGGTCGTCGCGCTCGCCGTCGCCGCCCACGGGGTCGTCCTCGGACCGACGCTGGCGTTCGTCGCCGACGCGCTCCCCGGCGGCTTCGAGACGGTCTTCGTCCGCCAGTCCGACGCGGTCGTCGAGTTCTACGGGTCGCTCCCCGTCGTCACGACGCTCGCGGCCGTCCTCGTCGGCATGACCGCCGCGCTCTCGCTGGCGCTCGCGCTGGTCGCGAGCACCGGCGCGCTCCCCGAGTCGGCGCCCGGCCCGGCGCTCGCGGCCGCCGGTATCTTCGTCGCCGCCGCGTTCGCCCCCGGCGCGGACGCCGGCCCACCCCTCGTCCTCGGCGGGGTCGTCGCCGCTTTCGTCGTCTGGGACGCCGGCGAGTACGGCGCCGCGCTCGGTCGGGAGGTCGGCAGGGGCGCCGACACGCTCGCCCCCGAGTCGGTCCACGTCGGCGCGACACTCGCCGTCGGCGTCGGCGCCGCGGGGTTCGCCGCGGTTGCCCACCGGGTCGCCGCGAACGCCACCATCGCCGACGTGACGACCGTCCCCTTCGCCCTCGCGGTCGTCGTCGCCGGACTCCTGTTGCTCGTCGGCGCGCTGCGATAG
- a CDS encoding DUF58 domain-containing protein encodes MSHERVYRFRVGAVAAGALVALGLLYASPLLLAATAVPLSYVVYGAVSSVPADAAVRVERSFASATPPPGERVTVRLTVENVSEATLPDVRVVDGVPDDLAVVDGSPRGSVVLRPGESATVAYDVVARRGDFAFADPVVRLRSLGANRLVTETVPAAGERELSSLDPVSAAPAGSTTPLRAGTHPTDSGGEGLEFHSTREYRPGDSMARIDWRRFAKTKELSTVSYREERAARVVVAVDARPVGRVRPHAGAPTAASLCGYAAERIYETLVAADVTASVAAFGVDADPSVRMGAGPVPWVDGERDDATAVARTLFDAVQRVADDPDAGGGAVGAGAGTDATDSASGSVSAGVDRTAGDGTAGQTAGGSAGEGDGAADRQRPADPPGEATPDGGTDAVDLLFSQFPPAARVVLVTPLVDDWPVSVVRRLRRRGYPVVVLSPGATGGASLGRRVAGHERAVRLADVSATGATAVDWDRDDPIEGALATALAKLPGGSHG; translated from the coding sequence GTGAGCCACGAGCGCGTCTACCGCTTTCGGGTCGGCGCGGTCGCGGCCGGGGCGCTCGTCGCGCTCGGGCTGCTGTACGCGTCGCCGCTCCTGCTCGCGGCGACGGCGGTCCCGCTCTCGTACGTCGTCTACGGCGCCGTCTCGTCGGTGCCGGCCGACGCCGCGGTCAGGGTCGAGCGGTCGTTCGCGTCGGCGACGCCGCCGCCCGGCGAGCGGGTGACGGTCCGGCTCACCGTCGAGAACGTCTCCGAAGCGACGCTACCGGACGTGCGCGTGGTCGACGGCGTACCGGACGACCTGGCGGTCGTCGACGGATCGCCGCGGGGCTCGGTCGTCCTCAGGCCGGGCGAGTCGGCGACGGTCGCCTACGACGTGGTGGCCAGGCGCGGGGACTTCGCGTTCGCCGACCCGGTCGTCCGCCTGCGGTCGCTGGGCGCGAACCGCCTCGTCACCGAGACCGTCCCCGCGGCGGGCGAGCGGGAGCTGTCGTCGCTGGACCCGGTGTCGGCGGCGCCGGCCGGGTCGACGACGCCGCTGCGCGCGGGGACGCACCCGACCGACAGCGGCGGCGAGGGCCTGGAGTTCCACTCGACGCGGGAGTACCGCCCGGGCGACTCGATGGCCCGCATCGACTGGCGCCGGTTCGCGAAGACGAAGGAGCTCTCGACGGTCTCCTACCGGGAGGAGCGGGCCGCCAGGGTCGTCGTCGCGGTCGACGCGCGGCCGGTCGGGCGGGTCCGGCCCCACGCCGGCGCGCCCACGGCGGCGTCGCTGTGCGGCTACGCGGCCGAGCGGATCTACGAGACGCTGGTCGCCGCCGACGTGACGGCGAGCGTCGCCGCGTTCGGCGTCGACGCCGACCCGTCGGTCCGGATGGGCGCGGGGCCGGTCCCCTGGGTCGACGGCGAGCGCGACGACGCGACCGCGGTCGCCCGGACGCTGTTCGACGCGGTCCAGCGCGTCGCCGACGACCCCGACGCCGGCGGGGGAGCGGTCGGGGCCGGCGCTGGCACCGACGCCACCGATTCGGCGTCCGGAAGTGTGTCCGCCGGCGTCGACCGGACCGCGGGTGACGGAACTGCCGGCCAGACCGCCGGCGGTTCGGCGGGCGAGGGGGACGGAGCGGCCGACCGACAGCGGCCGGCGGACCCGCCGGGGGAAGCGACGCCGGACGGGGGGACGGACGCCGTCGACCTGCTGTTCTCGCAGTTCCCGCCGGCTGCGCGGGTCGTCCTCGTGACGCCGCTGGTCGACGACTGGCCGGTCTCCGTCGTCCGCCGCCTGCGCCGCCGCGGGTACCCCGTCGTGGTCCTCAGCCCGGGCGCCACGGGCGGGGCGTCGCTCGGCCGGCGGGTCGCGGGCCACGAGCGCGCCGTCCGGCTGGCGGACGTGTCGGCGACCGGCGCGACCGCCGTCGACTGGGACCGCGACGACCCCATCGAGGGCGCGCTGGCGACCGCGCTGGCGAAGCTCCCGGGGGGATCCCATGGCTGA
- a CDS encoding DUF7269 family protein has product MGGVLRAALGGLGVLATLLGALAVAAPAAVAETAPLSALVDAAAAVGPRDLFVAGSAAVGLSLLRAAVGSRESELVGGSPAASRRFAAVLADEPETATAPEGTLAASELDESVERAVAGDERARGAVEDRLRRLAVARLTRAGRDREAADRAVAEGTWTDDRTAAAFLSEADGPVAALRSRLRLWLDPERERERRIERTVAALDDLAESEPGNRPGASGRADPGGDGA; this is encoded by the coding sequence ATGGGCGGGGTGCTCCGCGCGGCGCTGGGCGGGCTGGGCGTCCTCGCGACGCTGCTGGGTGCGCTGGCGGTCGCGGCGCCGGCGGCGGTCGCCGAGACGGCGCCGCTCTCGGCGCTGGTGGACGCGGCCGCGGCCGTCGGACCGCGGGACCTGTTCGTCGCCGGGAGCGCCGCGGTCGGGCTCTCGCTGTTACGGGCGGCCGTGGGCTCGCGCGAGTCGGAGCTGGTCGGCGGGTCCCCGGCGGCGAGCCGGCGGTTCGCGGCCGTCCTCGCCGACGAGCCGGAGACCGCGACGGCGCCCGAGGGGACCCTGGCAGCTAGCGAGCTCGACGAGTCCGTCGAGCGGGCGGTCGCCGGCGACGAGCGAGCGCGCGGGGCGGTCGAGGACCGGCTCCGGCGGCTGGCCGTCGCGCGCCTCACCCGCGCGGGCAGAGACCGCGAGGCCGCCGACCGCGCCGTCGCCGAGGGGACGTGGACCGATGACCGCACGGCCGCGGCGTTCCTCTCGGAGGCGGACGGGCCGGTCGCGGCGCTCCGGTCGCGGCTCCGCCTCTGGCTCGACCCCGAGCGCGAGCGCGAGCGGCGGATCGAGCGGACGGTCGCGGCGCTGGACGACCTCGCCGAGTCGGAGCCGGGGAACCGGCCGGGAGCGAGCGGACGGGCGGATCCCGGGGGTGACGGGGCGTGA